Part of the Anopheles gambiae chromosome 3, idAnoGambNW_F1_1, whole genome shotgun sequence genome is shown below.
aggcacatggtactctttggaactttgcggctgattagcactatgcgtagggttcatgatggaacttgaaggcttgttaagatagggtactgaacttggtggaactttatagctttttaatgcatgacatcggtacaaggtggctcttgtcaaagtgtcaaagacggacgccggcaataatctcattgctgctgcacaagttagattcgttaattgaagaatgaatattgagtgaagtgattgtgaattatcagtaaattgtgtaaaattttgtgtaatcatcaatacaaaggatttaaaaatatacatatgtgttaaaatgaaacaaatcttgttgtttatttcatcgatgacgcttgcttgaaaataaaacacaaagaaaaataatccctggcatcgtggcataaggaagctgcttaggcgctgtttgaaagacccgcATAGAACTTTgttgctgtttatctactgcaaaaggcgaattagagcagcgatctttagcgtgccaaaatgagctgcttaagcaattttggctatttgggtaaAAGGTACccgcccaaatagccagctcgtacttaatagctgatttagggctgtttaacgaaaaatcgttccgatgtcgtactttgtggctgattaagagatagacggtactttgcggaactatggagctttttaacaggcacatggtactctttggaactttgcggctgattagcactatgcgtagggttcatgatggaacttgaaggcttgttaagaaagggtactgaacttggtggaactttatagctttttaatgcatgacatcggttcaaggtggctcttgtcaaagtgtcaaagacggacgccggcaataatctcattgctgctgcacaagttagattcgttaattgaagaatgaatattgagtgaagcgattgtgaattatcagtaaattgtgtaaaattttgtgtaattcatcaatacaaaggatttaaaaatatacatatgtgtttaaaccaaacaaattttgttgtttatttcatcgatgacgcttgcttgaaaataaaacacaaagaaaaataatccctggcatcgtggcataaggaagctgcttaggcgctgtttgaaagacccacatagaactttgatgctgtttatctactgcaaaaggcgaattagagcagcgatctttagcgtgccaaaatgagctgcttaagcaattctggctatttgggcggataaacggcgctccactgtatataCCTagggtttgaaggaaaaaatctgatttttttttaacattgaactataaaactcagccaaacaatcaaatcagTCTAAATAATCCAGCGAAAATCAAATGACAGCACGTACGATAAAATCGTATCCAATGGAGaattcccaaatagccagctcgtactttatagctgatttagggctgtttaacgaaaaatcgttcctatgtcgtactttgtggctgattaagagatagacggtactttacggaactatggagctttttaacaggcacatggtactctttggaactttgcggctgattagcactatgcgtagggttcatgatggaacttgaaggcttgtgaAAAggaagggtactgaacttggtggaactttatagctttttaatgcatgacatcggtacaaggtggctcttgtcaaagtgtcaaagacggacgccggcaataatctcattgctgctgcacaagttagattcgttaattgaagaatgaatattgagtgaagtgattgtgaattatcattaaattgtgtaaaattttgtgtaatcatcaatacaaaggatttcaaaatatacatatgtgtttaaacgaaacaaatcttgttgtttatttcatcgatgacgcttgcttgaaaataaaacacaaagaaaaataatccctggcatcgtggcataaggaagctgcttaggcgctgtttgaaagagccacatagaactttgatgctgtttatctactgcaaaaggcgaattagagcagcgatctttagcgtgccaaaatgagctgcttaatcaattctggctatttgggttgcTGCGGCCCTAAGTGGTCGCGTGGAGTCCCGGGAAAAAGAACTTGCCATCATTGAGAAGAAAATGTGCATCTTTGTCCTTCTTTGGCTTAGAATTCCAAGTACAATTTTCAGATCGACACTTAAGAAAGACCTTCTTTTGTATATccgctgaaccaaatctaatccatatcctagataaaggatgcatattctcGTGGAATGGAACTTTTATTTTGTGCATtagtaccccccccccccccccatcccgcTTAAAACATCTTTCGCTTTCACTTCTTTTAACTCGAGTTAAatttcgagttttaacctaccgcAAACTACCAATAAAATTTggatgcgcctaccgaaaaccgccaaaataatctggccacactgatTAGAAATGCAACATAAACAAATCGGTTGTGCACGTATCGTAAACAGAGCGCCaggaaaataagaaaaatggttagtttttggttattttgttGAGAAAAAATGTTAATAACCTTCTTTTTCGATTTAATTCCTAGAGCGTAACACTCCACACAGACGTTGGAGACATCAAGATCGAGCTGTTTTGCGACGACTGCCCCAAAACTTGCGAAAACTTCCTAGCCTTGTGCGCTAGCGATTACTACAATGGCAATTTGTTTCACAGAAATATCAAAGGATTCATCGTTCAAACGGGTGACCCCACGGGGACAGGCAAGGGTGGCCAGTCAATTTGGAAACGAAAGTTCGAGGATGAGTTTAAAGAAAACCTGAAACATAACGAACGGGGGATGGTGTCGATGGCGAACAGTGGACCAAACACAAATGGAAGTCAATTCTTTTTTACCTATGCCGCACAGACTGCCTTGGACCTCAAGTATACGTTGTTTGGCCAGTAAGTGATTCGTTGGGTGATCCGTTTAAAGAACCTTCGATTAACGTAAAAATTAATACCATTACAGAGTAATAGATGGATTCGAAGCCTTGGATGAGCTGGAGAAACTCACTGTGAATCCCAAAACCTACCGCCCTGTggtagaaaagaaaattaacaGTGTTACGATACATGCGAACCCACTGGCCGGGTAgattaaaaatgtattaaataaatttgtaaTGCTATTAAAATTGCAATGCTTTGTTCGTTAGTTAAATAGCTAGAACATGAAATGTTTTCATAAATTCGCACCTAAAAAAATGGTGATGTTTTAGATCACATTGAGCAAACCACCATCtgtcaaacaaaccaaacaaaacattctgCGCTTGTTTTGGGAACGGTTCGGCATCATCAGTCCGTAAAATTGCCAGTTTAATTAGTGTTAGCCATGGAGCACATTCCATCCATTCGACGACGGTCTTCATTATTTTCGACAAATCAAGGTACAGGCGTGTAAAAGGCTGTAAATTGGTAAAACTTTCACTCATCTCTGCTTTTCTGTTGCAGTCAGTGATTCTGGTTCGGTCTCTAATGAAGCCATTAGGTAAGACTGTATTGTTGATCGGTATGAGATTATCCGATTATAATGATGCATCTCTTGTTTTAGATACGAGAAGCAGCTAAGACAGGAAATAAAAGAGTGGACCAATTTGATTCGGTCAAAGTATGTTAAGTTACAACAATTACGTACGGCGTCCTGCAAAGTTGATCAGTCCATCCTAACAGACGAACAGCGAAGATATCTAGCTGACGGTCCTACGGTGGAAAACTTTATTGCGGAAACTGAGACATTTGATAAAGCTATTACTGCTTACGTTACCCGCAAATCCTTCCTGATGGAGAGGAACGCATACATCGTCCAGGAAGCTAAAGCATTGGTTGAACTTGAGCTGAAAGACGCAATAGCTGACGAACTGGCCGACAGTATCATTGCATAAAACTGTATCAAAAAAGTATGATTAACGTAGAGCATCGAAACACAATGAAAGCAACGCTGCTTGCCACATTTCAAATGAGGGGAtccgttgtgttttgttttgcgttttgaaCGCAGAAGGACGATGACACTTGCTTGACGCATTTAGATTATTAGATCAGTTTCGCTAGGGCTGTCGTTTTCGTGGCCCAGTTTTTGACAAGTCGATAATAGCCATAGCCAAGAAAAATAGAAGGCCGCCAAGGGAGGAAACATTAATTAACATACACTTACCAATAATCGCGGGCCGAGTTAACGTAATCAGACGCATCCAACGTAGATGCTTGAAAGTGAAAAATGTCGTTTAAGAAGGATCTAGTGCTGCTACTAAAACCCTATTACTGGGTTAACATTCTGATGAGCATTTCGTACATCGCCGCAAAACGAGCACCGTTCATTTGCAACTATTTATGGACTTATCTGTTTCAACAAGAGGACCAATGCGAACTCGATGGGCGCGAAACGGAGATCCTGTTCTTCCTACTGATCGTGGTCATGATCCGGACGAGAAAAACGGGCAGCGTGACGATGATTAACTATCTTACGTCCAGCTTCATGTACACCAAGATAGCGAACTTGGGCCTGTGGTTCTACAACGATATCCGGCTGGGCATGATCTACTTCGTGTTTTTCATTCTGGTGGCTCTTCTCCTGCCAGAGCCAACCTACACCGGGCCGGAGAATGTGTTGTACTTCCGCACCGAGAACGGATTGGAGGAGGAGCTGGAGAAAGACAAGCGCGTAACCTGGCTGGTAACGTTTTACACGGTATGGAATCCGGCGTGTGTGAATTTTGCTCCCATCTTTTCGGAACTGTCGAACGAGTACGCGCTTTCGAACCTGAAATTTGGGAAGCTGGACATCGGACGATTCCCGAAGATTGGGGAAAAATACCACGTTTCGGACAGTTCCTTCAGTCGTCAGCTACCCACCGTGATCCTGTTTCGCCAAGGCAAGGAGGTGGCTCGCCGGCCCTATGCAGATAGTAAAGGCAAGCTGGTGAAGTTCTTCTTCTCTGCCGACAACGTTAAAGCTGCATTTGATTTAAACAATCTGTACAAGGAATGTAAAGATAATCCGATCAAGGCAATCAAATCGGTAgcagaaaagaagaaggactAGTACGGGTCAAAGCAGAAGACGGTCACATTCATACTGCAAGATACATTTGGTGGCATTTTAGTAAAGAGTGTCGTGGTCTGATAGGGATTATCTTATCGGCATGGTCATCGTTTGAACGCAGACAGCTAATTAAACTCAAAGTGAACACAAGCACGTGTTGATCGCTACTGTAGGAATTATTTATCCGTCTATTAggttaaatttgtgcaaagcAACTATGCTAAAAACAAGACATGGCAGGTGGAGAAGCTGTCTTCAATCTTTAATTTATACCAAGCGCACATCCACGAATACacgattttaatttgtttaagtGTTGTAGTTTTCATAAGCATACTTGTACCACGCGAATAgtcaaataaaaccaaaagtTGTAGTTACAATTACTGTGTActaatgtttatttatatttcattttcatattttgattttgtttccattttgaAGGCAGAATTTCTTTACACTGACGACAAATCTCGTTTTCGATCCGTTGATACGGTTTTCGCTGTTTTCTATTTTGGTATCTAAATTAAGTTAGAAATATCATTTCTCAATGAGTTTAAGGCGGAAAGCAATAACAGCTCatgaataacaataaaaaaaatgcgcaTTAACTAAATCCAGCTCGATCAATATTTTAATGAACAATTTCATACGGTTTTTATTTAGAATACAATATATTTTTGGAGCGTTTtagtttatattaaaaaatccCAATTTTGTATTATCCATCTAATACGATCTAAAAGCAATCAGACCATCTTGTAGAGATGGGCACATTCAGGATTCTTAGCATGCTCTAATgttgatatttaaaaaaacgatattgtttttttatgtaatgtttcatttcaaataaaaatatctttttatgatttttgcaCTTTTTGGACAAAATTTAGACACCCTATctagcattaaaaaaaaatacgtacCGTAAATGAAATTAGATGATTTTGCAATTCGGATTGGATTGCATCCGATCCCGGAGCATTTTCGATTTCCGTAAATATGACAGCCGCCAAACGTCAAATGGCTCTCGTTGACACGCTTCCTGTGttcgttctctctttttcgcACCGTAAAGATGGCTGATCAGGTAGGTTTCTGTGGCAGCGAGCAACAAAATGTGAATTTTGTGAAGAACAAGACTTTGGAGCTTCGATTTTCTAATCGAATGTGTTACCGGGACTACTGTAGTGCCTGGGGTTGTAAAGGAAATCGAATAGAATAGAGTTATAATGGTGTTTGAACCCAGTTTAGGCATCCATGTGTTAGGAGTGTCTGATGGGCAAGCCGATGTGCTGTGTGCCGCAGCCATCGGATTGCGGTGAGTCCCTGTGAAACGAGCTTAAGATGTGATCAATTTGTATGCACTAATATGATGAAAAAATCATGACGGTCTGCTGACACAAACGTGAAGAATGTCAGATTGTAACCCAAAGTTAAAAATCATTGCTGATCGTGCATTGCAAAGCGCAAATGATACAATACCCTATGCGGCAGCTCAACCTTGTTTACCTCCGGTGGCGACAGCATTAAGGTTAACCTAACTTATCGTTTTCCGTTTCTTGTCCACAGCAAAATATCCGCGCGTTCCAAAAGCAGTTGGGTATCAACCTAAACCGCAAGAATGTGTCCAGGAAGAAGGGGCTGCGTATGCACCATAGCATTGGTCTCGGATTCAAGACTCCGAAAGAGGTACGTATCGCATATCGGGATGCCGAATTAGCGACTAC
Proteins encoded:
- the LOC1279423 gene encoding thioredoxin-related transmembrane protein 2 homolog → MSFKKDLVLLLKPYYWVNILMSISYIAAKRAPFICNYLWTYLFQQEDQCELDGRETEILFFLLIVVMIRTRKTGSVTMINYLTSSFMYTKIANLGLWFYNDIRLGMIYFVFFILVALLLPEPTYTGPENVLYFRTENGLEEELEKDKRVTWLVTFYTVWNPACVNFAPIFSELSNEYALSNLKFGKLDIGRFPKIGEKYHVSDSSFSRQLPTVILFRQGKEVARRPYADSKGKLVKFFFSADNVKAAFDLNNLYKECKDNPIKAIKSVAEKKKD
- the LOC1279422 gene encoding peptidyl-prolyl cis-trans isomerase-like 3, encoding MSVTLHTDVGDIKIELFCDDCPKTCENFLALCASDYYNGNLFHRNIKGFIVQTGDPTGTGKGGQSIWKRKFEDEFKENLKHNERGMVSMANSGPNTNGSQFFFTYAAQTALDLKYTLFGQVIDGFEALDELEKLTVNPKTYRPVVEKKINSVTIHANPLAG
- the LOC133393209 gene encoding uncharacterized protein LOC133393209 produces the protein MEHIPSIRRRSSLFSTNQVSDSGSVSNEAIRYEKQLRQEIKEWTNLIRSKYVKLQQLRTASCKVDQSILTDEQRRYLADGPTVENFIAETETFDKAITAYVTRKSFLMERNAYIVQEAKALVELELKDAIADELADSIIA